One window of Nostoc sp. C052 genomic DNA carries:
- the patX gene encoding heterocyst-inhibiting protein PatX: MRAAISLLISSLVFGPLAFNRQAMVNHLSTGLSSTPTSEHWLVASEQSTDDVPRHRGSGRREVTQKFRNIYAVV; the protein is encoded by the coding sequence ATGCGTGCTGCCATTTCACTTTTAATATCGAGTCTGGTGTTCGGCCCCTTAGCTTTTAACCGCCAAGCAATGGTCAATCACTTATCAACAGGGCTGTCTTCCACGCCTACTTCGGAACACTGGCTGGTAGCATCTGAACAAAGTACAGATGATGTGCCACGGCATCGCGGTAGTGGGCGTAGGGAAGTGACACAAAAATTCAGAAATATCTATGCTGTGGTTTGA